The following proteins are co-located in the Noviherbaspirillum sp. UKPF54 genome:
- a CDS encoding transporter, which yields MKASALFALAACGAIGSIVSPLALASCGSAFCTVNSNWTSESAATEAGSVLDLRYEYVHQTQPRSGTDNVAVGQIARHHDEISTVNRNLLMTYSHTFNAEWGVSVTAPIVDRDHLHIHNHHGTPIPEQWNFTELGDVRVIGRYQLPDVGNPLTPSATGITFGLKLPTGRTTLANEDGDLAERTLQPGTGTTDAIIGAYYHQKLPQSDASWFAQAQYQQALNSHDDFKPGSQLGVDLGYRYGVTDKLGALVQLNFLVKRRDSGAQAEPEDSGGRYLSLSPGLSYAVSDKVQVYGYFQKPLYQNVNGVQLTANKAFVVGVSGRF from the coding sequence ATGAAAGCATCGGCATTATTCGCGCTTGCCGCCTGCGGCGCCATCGGCAGCATCGTTTCCCCCCTCGCCCTTGCCAGCTGCGGCTCGGCCTTTTGCACCGTCAACAGCAACTGGACCTCGGAAAGCGCCGCGACGGAAGCCGGATCGGTCCTCGACCTGCGTTACGAATACGTGCACCAGACCCAGCCGCGCAGCGGCACCGACAATGTGGCCGTCGGGCAGATTGCACGGCACCACGACGAAATCAGCACGGTGAACCGCAATCTGCTGATGACGTATTCTCATACGTTCAACGCCGAGTGGGGCGTGTCGGTCACCGCGCCGATCGTCGACCGCGACCACCTCCACATCCATAACCATCATGGGACACCGATTCCCGAGCAGTGGAACTTCACCGAGCTTGGAGATGTGCGGGTGATTGGCAGGTACCAGCTGCCGGATGTCGGCAATCCCCTGACGCCGAGCGCGACCGGCATCACGTTCGGATTGAAGCTGCCGACCGGCAGAACGACGCTCGCCAACGAAGACGGCGACCTGGCCGAGCGCACGCTGCAGCCGGGCACGGGCACCACCGATGCGATCATCGGCGCGTATTACCACCAAAAGCTGCCGCAATCGGATGCATCCTGGTTCGCACAGGCGCAGTACCAGCAAGCGCTCAATTCGCATGACGATTTCAAGCCGGGCAGCCAGCTGGGCGTGGATCTCGGCTATCGCTACGGCGTGACGGACAAGCTGGGCGCGCTGGTGCAATTGAACTTCCTGGTGAAACGGCGCGACAGCGGAGCGCAAGCCGAACCGGAGGACAGCGGCGGCCGTTACCTGTCGCTCAGCCCGGGACTGAGCTACGCCGTGTCGGACAAGGTGCAGGTTTACGGCTACTTCCAGAAGCCGCTGTACCAGAACGTCAATGGCGTGCAGCTGACCGCGAACAAGGCGTTCGTCGTCGGCGTGAGCGGGCGGTTCTAG
- a CDS encoding metal ABC transporter solute-binding protein, Zn/Mn family, translating into MKKIFSALIVSGAALLALPAHAALNVLACEPEWAALATEIGGDKVKASSATTALQDPHRIEARPSLIARTRNAELLVCTGLDLEAGWLPILRQQSGNPKIEPGQPGYLEAGSLVPRLEVPTRLDRAEGDVHAAGNPHIQQDPRNIAKVAEALAQRLAQIDHANAAYYQSRYKDFAARWNAAIQKWERQAAPLKGVAVVEHHKNMEYLLNWLGMRAVGQLEPKPGVEPSAAHLAELAAQLQRQPAKMVLRADYQDGRASQWLSEHARIPAVALPFTVGGDERAKDLFGLFDDTVQRLLDAAK; encoded by the coding sequence ATGAAAAAGATATTTTCTGCCCTGATCGTTTCGGGCGCGGCCCTGCTGGCGCTGCCTGCGCATGCCGCCCTCAACGTGCTGGCCTGCGAGCCGGAATGGGCGGCATTGGCAACCGAAATCGGCGGCGACAAGGTCAAGGCGTCGAGCGCCACCACCGCGCTGCAGGACCCGCACCGCATCGAGGCGCGGCCCAGCCTGATTGCCAGGACGCGCAATGCCGAGCTGCTGGTGTGCACCGGGCTGGACCTGGAAGCCGGATGGCTGCCGATCCTGCGCCAGCAATCGGGCAACCCGAAAATCGAACCGGGCCAGCCGGGCTACCTCGAGGCCGGCAGCCTCGTGCCGCGCCTGGAAGTGCCGACCCGGCTGGATCGCGCGGAAGGCGACGTGCACGCCGCCGGCAATCCGCATATCCAGCAAGACCCGCGCAATATCGCCAAGGTCGCCGAGGCGCTGGCGCAGCGCCTGGCGCAGATCGACCATGCCAATGCCGCTTACTACCAGTCGCGCTACAAGGACTTCGCGGCGCGCTGGAATGCGGCCATCCAGAAGTGGGAGCGTCAGGCCGCGCCGCTCAAAGGCGTGGCCGTGGTCGAGCATCACAAGAACATGGAATACCTGCTGAACTGGCTCGGCATGCGCGCCGTCGGCCAGCTGGAGCCCAAGCCCGGTGTGGAGCCGAGCGCCGCGCACCTGGCGGAGCTGGCGGCCCAGCTGCAGCGCCAGCCGGCGAAGATGGTGCTGCGCGCAGACTACCAGGACGGGCGCGCGTCGCAATGGCTTTCGGAACATGCGCGCATTCCCGCCGTCGCGCTGCCGTTTACGGTGGGCGGCGACGAACGCGCAAAGGACTTGTTCGGCCTGTTCGACGATACCGTGCAACGCTTGCTGGACGCCGCGAAATGA
- a CDS encoding DUF2946 domain-containing protein: MGIKLRIRYVAAWIACFSILLAALAPTISHALSAARERHSYPADICSMSGPVADGMATRAAHHSPAPAQNGATFEHCPFCLTHAGSFGLPPLAPSPLAVTRQACLLPALFAQSPRPLFVWATPHSRAPPAFS, encoded by the coding sequence ATGGGAATCAAGTTACGGATCAGGTATGTTGCTGCATGGATCGCCTGCTTTTCGATCCTGCTGGCAGCTCTTGCGCCGACGATTTCCCATGCGCTTTCTGCGGCACGCGAAAGGCATTCCTACCCGGCGGATATCTGCTCGATGAGCGGCCCTGTCGCGGACGGGATGGCAACGCGTGCAGCCCACCATTCCCCGGCTCCCGCCCAAAATGGGGCGACTTTCGAACATTGCCCGTTCTGCCTGACGCATGCGGGTTCATTCGGCTTGCCGCCTTTGGCGCCTTCGCCGCTCGCGGTGACCAGACAAGCGTGCCTTCTTCCCGCCCTCTTCGCTCAATCGCCGCGCCCGCTCTTCGTGTGGGCCACCCCGCATTCGCGCGCGCCACCCGCATTTTCCTGA
- the gstA gene encoding glutathione transferase GstA has protein sequence MKLYYSPGACSMAPHIVALEAGLKMELVKVDIPNKKTESGDDFWKINPKGYVPALVLDNGELITEVAVICQYLADQAPASGLAAALGTMERYQLMSALNFVATEVHKQIGALFNPALTAEMRVVQTATITRRLNTLDQMLAGRAFMMGERFTVADAYLFTVLNWTRFHKIDLGQWQNIPGYMARVAGREKVKQAMREEGLPA, from the coding sequence ATGAAACTGTATTACTCCCCCGGTGCATGCTCGATGGCTCCGCACATCGTCGCGTTGGAAGCGGGTTTGAAAATGGAACTGGTCAAGGTCGACATCCCCAACAAGAAGACGGAAAGCGGGGACGATTTTTGGAAAATCAACCCGAAGGGATACGTGCCCGCGCTGGTGCTCGACAATGGCGAGCTCATCACCGAAGTGGCCGTGATCTGCCAGTATCTCGCCGACCAGGCGCCGGCAAGCGGGCTTGCTGCCGCCTTGGGGACGATGGAGCGTTACCAGTTGATGTCTGCCCTCAATTTCGTTGCGACGGAAGTGCACAAGCAGATCGGCGCGCTGTTTAATCCCGCGCTCACCGCGGAGATGAGAGTGGTGCAGACCGCAACGATCACCCGCAGGCTAAACACCCTGGACCAGATGCTGGCCGGCCGTGCATTCATGATGGGCGAGCGCTTCACGGTCGCCGATGCGTACCTGTTCACGGTCTTGAACTGGACCCGTTTCCACAAAATCGACCTCGGCCAGTGGCAGAACATCCCGGGCTACATGGCGCGCGTCGCCGGCCGGGAAAAGGTAAAGCAAGCCATGCGCGAAGAAGGATTGCCCGCCTAG
- the gloA gene encoding lactoylglutathione lyase → MTFTTESHHGASAEVPAATRGFTLNHTMLRVKDPAVSLAFYTGVLGMRALRKLDFPEMQFSLYFLAKADDAAVPDDAGERTAWTFSQRGILELTHNWGTESDPDFRYHDGNAKPQGFGHICFSVPDLAAAVRWFDDNQVAFVKRPDQGKMKDVAFIKDPDGYWIEIVQPDLLTGLGRG, encoded by the coding sequence ATGACTTTCACCACCGAATCGCATCATGGCGCCAGCGCCGAAGTGCCGGCCGCGACGCGCGGCTTCACGCTGAACCACACCATGCTGCGCGTAAAGGACCCTGCAGTATCGCTCGCCTTTTACACCGGCGTGCTCGGCATGCGCGCGCTGCGCAAGCTCGATTTCCCGGAGATGCAGTTTTCGCTGTACTTCCTGGCCAAAGCGGATGACGCCGCCGTGCCGGACGACGCGGGCGAGCGCACCGCCTGGACCTTCAGCCAGCGCGGCATCCTGGAACTGACGCACAACTGGGGCACCGAAAGCGATCCCGATTTCCGCTACCACGACGGCAACGCCAAGCCGCAGGGCTTCGGCCATATCTGCTTTTCGGTGCCGGACCTGGCCGCCGCCGTGCGCTGGTTCGACGACAACCAGGTCGCGTTCGTCAAGCGCCCCGACCAGGGCAAGATGAAGGACGTGGCCTTCATCAAGGACCCGGACGGCTACTGGATCGAAATCGTCCAGCCCGACCTGCTGACCGGACTCGGCCGCGGCTGA
- a CDS encoding TlpA disulfide reductase family protein has translation MMKRLVLMTALLALSTLAGAADFSFTDTRGQQHSLAGHAGKWVLVNLWATWCAPCLSEMPELEALSKARKELVVLGLAVDGQSAQRVAQFAGKLGVTYPVVAGDAAMAQQFGARGFPISILYNASGQQVMVKEGVITRQQIESILDREK, from the coding sequence ATGATGAAGCGACTTGTCTTGATGACGGCGTTGCTGGCGTTGTCGACGCTGGCTGGCGCGGCCGATTTTTCATTCACGGACACCCGCGGGCAGCAGCATTCCCTTGCCGGCCACGCCGGAAAATGGGTGCTGGTCAACCTGTGGGCGACGTGGTGCGCTCCCTGCCTGTCCGAAATGCCCGAGCTGGAAGCCTTGAGCAAGGCGCGCAAGGAACTCGTCGTGCTCGGGCTGGCAGTCGACGGGCAGAGCGCGCAGCGGGTAGCCCAGTTCGCCGGCAAACTGGGGGTGACTTATCCGGTCGTCGCCGGCGACGCGGCGATGGCACAGCAGTTCGGCGCCAGAGGCTTCCCCATTAGCATTCTTTACAATGCGTCGGGCCAGCAAGTGATGGTCAAGGAAGGGGTAATTACCCGGCAGCAAATCGAAAGCATTCTGGATCGAGAAAAATAA
- a CDS encoding metal ABC transporter permease: MNLDAIDISIIAPAFAAGLLVLATHVPLGAQVLKRGIVFIDLAIAQIAALGVIVAGFADIEQGWLVQLAAGAAAVLGAFLLTWTERRWPDVQEAQIGVLFVLAATGSLLLLAHNPHGGEHLRDLLAGQILWVRYEQLAVPLAATVFIAAAIFLWKDRLRRLAFYLLFALAVTISVQLVGVYLVFASLIVPALGVRNYAPGKRLPLAYVIGIAGYAVGLLASMVFDLPSGALIVWCLALLAMAVHAAGPGPAKPAA, encoded by the coding sequence ATGAACCTCGACGCGATCGACATCTCCATCATCGCGCCGGCCTTCGCGGCCGGCCTGCTGGTGCTCGCCACGCACGTGCCGCTCGGCGCGCAGGTGCTCAAGCGCGGCATCGTCTTCATCGACCTGGCGATCGCCCAGATCGCGGCGCTGGGCGTGATCGTGGCGGGCTTCGCCGATATCGAGCAGGGCTGGCTGGTGCAGCTCGCGGCGGGCGCGGCCGCGGTGCTGGGCGCGTTCCTGCTGACCTGGACCGAGCGGCGCTGGCCGGACGTGCAGGAAGCGCAGATCGGCGTACTGTTCGTGCTGGCCGCCACCGGCAGCCTGCTGCTGCTGGCGCACAATCCGCACGGCGGCGAACACTTGCGCGATCTGCTCGCCGGCCAGATCCTATGGGTGCGCTACGAACAGCTGGCCGTGCCGCTGGCGGCGACCGTGTTCATCGCAGCCGCGATCTTCCTGTGGAAGGACCGGCTGCGGCGGCTGGCGTTCTACCTGCTGTTTGCGCTGGCTGTCACGATCTCGGTGCAGCTGGTCGGCGTGTACCTGGTGTTCGCCAGCCTGATCGTGCCGGCGCTCGGCGTGCGCAACTACGCGCCGGGAAAGCGCCTGCCGCTGGCCTACGTGATCGGGATCGCGGGCTATGCTGTCGGCCTGCTGGCGTCGATGGTGTTCGATCTGCCGTCCGGCGCGCTCATCGTCTGGTGCCTGGCGCTGCTGGCGATGGCGGTGCATGCGGCAGGGCCGGGGCCGGCGAAGCCGGCCGCATAG
- a CDS encoding multidrug effflux MFS transporter codes for MQSWTLTVTLAGLAMLGAFAIDTFLPSFPAIADQFSVSMAVVQLALSAYLLAFSFMSLFYGTLSDSFGRRPVILASLLLFTAASIGAAFAPSFGWLLTFRVLQGLSAGGGRVIGQAIIRDRFSGAAAQRLMSHVTLVFGLAPAIAPVLGGYLHVAFGWRSVFVFMTVLGLALLAACLRFLPESLPPASRIRFHPVTLAGNYWSALRHPQFVARTLAVGLGFGGLGLYIASAPSFIIKILHLPETAFAWLFLPMIGGMMIGSAFSARLAHRVRPPAVLRIGFACMGLAAGANLVYNGFFVAAVPWAVLPIMLYTFGLGLTMPVMSLMTLDLFPKVRGMAASLVSFVQMLIFSLVSGVIAPMLFDSAVKLAEGMAVVFVLAMVCWGIGARSGK; via the coding sequence TTGCAATCCTGGACACTCACCGTCACGCTCGCCGGGCTTGCCATGCTCGGCGCTTTCGCCATCGACACCTTCCTGCCGTCCTTTCCCGCCATCGCCGACCAGTTTTCGGTCAGCATGGCCGTGGTGCAGCTGGCGTTGAGCGCGTACCTGCTCGCCTTTTCCTTCATGAGCCTGTTCTATGGCACGCTGTCCGATTCCTTCGGGCGGCGTCCCGTCATCCTGGCGTCCCTGCTGCTCTTTACCGCGGCGTCCATCGGCGCGGCCTTCGCTCCCAGCTTCGGCTGGCTACTGACCTTCCGCGTGCTGCAAGGGCTGTCCGCCGGCGGCGGGCGAGTGATCGGCCAGGCCATCATCCGCGACCGTTTCTCGGGCGCGGCGGCGCAGCGCCTGATGTCCCATGTCACGCTGGTGTTCGGACTGGCGCCGGCCATCGCGCCGGTGCTGGGAGGGTATTTGCATGTCGCGTTCGGCTGGCGCTCGGTCTTCGTTTTCATGACGGTGCTCGGGCTGGCATTGTTGGCGGCATGTCTTCGTTTCTTGCCCGAGAGCCTGCCGCCGGCATCCCGTATCCGGTTTCATCCCGTCACGCTGGCGGGAAATTATTGGAGCGCGTTGCGGCATCCGCAATTCGTCGCCAGGACACTGGCTGTCGGACTTGGCTTTGGCGGACTGGGACTGTATATCGCCTCGGCGCCCAGTTTCATCATCAAGATCTTGCATCTGCCCGAGACTGCCTTCGCCTGGCTGTTCTTGCCGATGATCGGCGGGATGATGATCGGTTCCGCCTTCAGCGCCAGGCTGGCGCATCGCGTGCGGCCGCCCGCCGTGCTGCGGATCGGGTTCGCCTGCATGGGACTTGCCGCCGGCGCCAACCTTGTCTACAACGGGTTCTTTGTCGCCGCAGTGCCCTGGGCCGTCCTGCCGATCATGCTGTACACGTTTGGATTGGGCCTGACGATGCCGGTGATGAGCCTCATGACGCTCGACCTGTTTCCGAAGGTGCGCGGGATGGCGGCGTCCCTGGTGAGTTTTGTGCAGATGCTGATCTTCTCTCTCGTTTCGGGTGTCATTGCCCCCATGCTCTTCGATAGCGCGGTCAAATTGGCGGAAGGCATGGCGGTGGTTTTCGTGCTCGCCATGGTTTGCTGGGGTATCGGTGCGCGATCCGGAAAATAA
- the ribA gene encoding GTP cyclohydrolase II: protein MNDLDTLPTPKADQAADAQPALQYIPPCQLPTPWATFALHAFVEQATGKEHLAITLGELGGDEPVLARIHSECLTGDALFSQRCDCGAQLETALRRIAAEGRGAVLYLRQEGRGIGLVNKIRAYQLQEAGADTVEANHALGFAPDMRDYRLVKPMLQQLGIKSLRLMTNNPRKMKALEDAHIPVAQRVPLIVNRNPFNERYLGTKAARLGHWIPMPGEEENPQPQPESE from the coding sequence ATGAACGATCTGGACACGCTGCCGACTCCCAAGGCCGACCAAGCGGCGGATGCACAACCCGCTTTGCAGTACATCCCGCCGTGCCAGCTGCCGACGCCCTGGGCGACGTTCGCGCTGCATGCATTCGTCGAGCAGGCGACCGGCAAGGAACACCTGGCGATCACGCTGGGCGAGCTCGGCGGCGACGAGCCGGTGCTCGCGCGCATCCATTCCGAATGCCTGACCGGCGACGCCCTGTTCAGCCAGCGCTGCGACTGCGGCGCGCAGCTGGAGACGGCGCTGCGGCGCATCGCCGCGGAAGGCCGCGGTGCGGTGCTCTACCTGCGCCAGGAAGGGCGCGGCATCGGCCTGGTCAACAAGATCCGCGCCTACCAGTTGCAGGAAGCCGGCGCCGACACGGTCGAGGCCAACCATGCGCTGGGATTTGCGCCCGACATGCGCGACTACCGGCTGGTCAAGCCGATGCTGCAGCAGCTCGGCATCAAGTCGCTCAGGCTGATGACCAACAATCCGCGCAAGATGAAGGCGCTGGAAGATGCGCACATCCCGGTGGCGCAGCGCGTGCCGCTGATCGTCAACCGCAACCCGTTCAACGAGCGCTACCTCGGCACCAAGGCCGCGCGCCTGGGCCACTGGATCCCGATGCCGGGCGAAGAGGAAAACCCGCAGCCGCAGCCGGAATCGGAGTAA
- a CDS encoding TetR/AcrR family transcriptional regulator: MDKEFTDTRQHILNTARAIILGKGFAAVGLNEILTSAGVPKGSFYHYFKSKEDFGNTLLQDYFDRYLARLEQALRPGAAPASEQLLRFFSEWIDTQSCHDVEGKCVVVKLGAEVADLSDTMRITLQQGTSRVTAVLAACIGRGIREGSIAPALDAPKTAQVLYQMWLGATVLGKVHRTRQALEDALDATYALLGIRH, encoded by the coding sequence ATGGACAAGGAATTCACCGACACCCGGCAGCATATCCTCAATACCGCGCGCGCCATCATCCTCGGCAAGGGCTTTGCCGCGGTCGGTCTGAATGAAATCCTGACATCGGCCGGCGTGCCGAAAGGCTCGTTCTATCACTACTTCAAGTCGAAGGAAGATTTCGGCAATACGCTGTTGCAGGATTATTTCGACCGGTATCTGGCGCGCCTGGAGCAGGCATTGCGTCCCGGCGCGGCGCCGGCCAGCGAGCAGTTGCTGCGTTTTTTCAGCGAATGGATCGACACCCAGTCCTGCCATGACGTGGAAGGCAAATGCGTCGTCGTCAAGCTCGGCGCCGAAGTCGCCGACCTGTCGGACACGATGCGCATCACGCTGCAGCAGGGCACCTCGCGCGTGACCGCCGTGCTGGCGGCCTGCATCGGGCGCGGCATCCGGGAAGGCTCCATCGCGCCGGCGCTCGATGCGCCCAAGACCGCGCAGGTGCTGTACCAGATGTGGCTGGGCGCGACCGTGCTCGGCAAGGTCCACCGCACGCGCCAGGCGCTGGAGGATGCGCTGGACGCGACCTATGCATTGCTGGGCATCCGCCACTGA
- a CDS encoding MarR family winged helix-turn-helix transcriptional regulator translates to MTARLSDDVIESIHAIMHLYRSRQYRALRGGPHDITHMENKALGFFARHPGATQSDLVSHSGRDKAQLARLIHSLRDKGLLEARVDADDRRSTRLQLTPEGAAIHKRLHKQGTRLSGIAVKGLSQEECDQLVSLLQRVRANLESEPE, encoded by the coding sequence ATGACCGCCAGGCTTTCAGACGACGTGATCGAGTCGATCCACGCGATCATGCACCTCTACCGCTCGCGCCAGTACCGCGCATTGCGCGGCGGGCCGCACGACATCACGCACATGGAAAACAAGGCGCTGGGCTTTTTTGCGCGGCATCCCGGCGCGACCCAGAGCGACCTCGTCTCGCATTCGGGGCGCGACAAGGCGCAGCTCGCGCGCCTGATCCACAGCTTGCGCGACAAGGGCTTGCTGGAGGCGCGTGTCGATGCCGACGACCGGCGCAGCACGCGCCTGCAACTGACGCCGGAAGGAGCGGCGATCCACAAGCGCCTGCACAAGCAAGGCACGCGCCTGTCCGGCATCGCCGTCAAGGGATTGAGCCAGGAGGAGTGCGACCAGCTCGTGTCGCTGCTGCAGCGGGTGCGCGCCAACCTTGAATCCGAACCGGAATAA
- a CDS encoding LLM class flavin-dependent oxidoreductase — MIPFSILDLSPIAEGSDAAQSFRNTLDLAQHAERWGYRRYWLAEHHGMPGIASAATAVLIGHVAGGTSRIRVGAGGIMLPNHSPLVIAEQFGTLESLYPGRIDLGLGRAPGSDPATARALRRNLDSDPDEFPQDVAELMDYFAAQGRRPVRAVPGAGLNVPIWILGSSLFGAQLAAALGLPYAFASHFAPAQMMQAIALYRATFRPSAQLQRPHVMLGFNVIAADSDDEAQFLASSVQQAFVNLRSGRPARLPPPVAGYRDRLGPQERALLEQVLSCSAIGAPATVARDIQAFVARTGADELMITSQIFDHAARLRSYEITARMGDAHQPA; from the coding sequence ATGATCCCCTTTTCCATCCTCGACCTGTCCCCGATCGCCGAAGGCAGCGATGCCGCGCAATCGTTCCGCAATACGCTGGACCTGGCACAGCACGCCGAGCGCTGGGGCTACCGCCGCTACTGGCTGGCGGAACACCATGGCATGCCGGGCATCGCCAGCGCGGCGACGGCCGTGCTGATCGGCCACGTGGCCGGCGGCACGTCGCGCATCCGGGTCGGCGCCGGCGGCATCATGCTGCCGAACCATTCACCGCTGGTGATCGCCGAACAATTCGGCACGCTCGAATCGCTCTACCCGGGCCGCATCGACCTCGGGCTGGGACGCGCGCCCGGTTCCGACCCCGCCACGGCGCGCGCCCTGCGGCGCAACCTCGATTCCGATCCGGACGAGTTCCCGCAGGACGTGGCCGAGCTGATGGATTACTTCGCGGCGCAAGGCAGGCGGCCGGTGCGCGCGGTGCCCGGCGCCGGCCTGAACGTGCCGATCTGGATACTGGGATCGAGCCTGTTCGGCGCACAACTGGCGGCCGCGCTCGGGCTGCCGTATGCATTCGCGTCGCATTTCGCGCCGGCCCAGATGATGCAAGCCATCGCGCTGTACCGCGCGACATTCCGCCCGTCGGCGCAGCTGCAGCGCCCGCATGTGATGCTCGGCTTTAACGTGATCGCCGCCGACAGCGACGACGAGGCGCAGTTTCTCGCCAGCTCAGTGCAGCAAGCCTTCGTCAACCTGCGCAGCGGCCGCCCTGCGCGCCTGCCGCCGCCGGTTGCCGGCTATCGCGACCGGCTCGGGCCGCAGGAACGCGCCTTGCTGGAACAAGTGCTGTCCTGCTCGGCCATCGGCGCGCCTGCCACGGTGGCACGCGACATACAGGCTTTCGTCGCGCGCACCGGCGCCGACGAGCTGATGATCACTTCCCAGATCTTCGACCACGCCGCGCGCCTGCGTTCCTACGAGATTACCGCCCGGATGGGCGACGCCCATCAACCAGCCTGA
- a CDS encoding NAD-dependent succinate-semialdehyde dehydrogenase, with protein MQSVNPYTGETIHTYAPESDEQVDQRIRAADRAFHDWRRTPFAERARLLHSAAAVLRDRKRELAVLMADEMGKVLRDGVSEIEKCASCCDFYANHAQGFLANQHVDSDAADSYVAFDPLGVILAVMPWNFPFWQVFRFAAPSLMAGNVGVLKHASNVCGCALAIQEIFEQAGFPQHVFGALLVESARVEKIIRHPLVRAVTLTGSTPAGRSVAGIAGSELKKTVLELGGSDAYLVLEDADLELAVKTCVQSRLINAGQSCIAAKRFIVASPLYARFVQRYAEEFKAIRYGDPKDDATGIGPLARADLRDGVHDQVQKTVQQGARLLAGGAIPAGPGACYPPTVLADVKPGMAAFDEEIFGPAAAIIEAADEDQAIALANRSEYGLGAALFTRDRARADRIAREIEAGSVFVNAFVKSDARLPFGGVKHSGYGRELSSFGIREFVNIKTVWHGADQP; from the coding sequence ATGCAAAGCGTCAACCCTTACACCGGAGAAACGATTCACACCTACGCTCCCGAAAGCGACGAACAGGTCGACCAGCGCATCCGGGCCGCCGACCGGGCATTCCACGACTGGCGCCGCACGCCGTTCGCGGAACGCGCGCGGCTCCTGCATTCCGCTGCCGCCGTGCTGCGCGATCGCAAGCGCGAACTGGCCGTCCTGATGGCCGACGAAATGGGCAAGGTGCTGCGGGACGGCGTGAGCGAAATCGAGAAGTGCGCCTCCTGCTGCGACTTCTACGCCAACCATGCGCAAGGCTTCCTGGCGAACCAGCACGTCGACAGCGATGCCGCCGACAGCTACGTCGCCTTCGACCCGCTCGGCGTGATCCTGGCGGTGATGCCGTGGAATTTCCCGTTCTGGCAAGTGTTCCGCTTTGCCGCCCCCTCCCTCATGGCCGGTAACGTCGGCGTGCTCAAGCACGCATCGAACGTCTGCGGCTGCGCGCTAGCGATCCAGGAAATCTTCGAGCAGGCTGGTTTTCCGCAGCACGTGTTCGGCGCGCTGCTGGTCGAGAGCGCGCGCGTCGAAAAGATCATCCGCCATCCGCTGGTGCGCGCCGTCACGCTGACCGGCAGCACGCCGGCCGGCAGATCGGTGGCGGGCATCGCCGGCTCCGAATTGAAAAAGACGGTGCTGGAACTGGGCGGCAGCGACGCCTACCTCGTGCTGGAAGACGCGGACCTGGAACTGGCGGTGAAGACCTGCGTGCAGAGCCGGCTGATCAATGCCGGACAAAGCTGCATCGCGGCCAAGCGCTTCATCGTCGCGTCGCCCCTATATGCGCGGTTCGTGCAGCGCTATGCGGAGGAATTCAAGGCGATCCGCTATGGCGATCCGAAGGACGACGCCACCGGCATCGGGCCGCTGGCGCGCGCCGACCTGCGCGACGGCGTGCATGACCAGGTGCAAAAGACGGTGCAGCAAGGCGCGCGGCTGCTGGCCGGCGGCGCCATTCCCGCGGGGCCGGGCGCCTGCTATCCGCCCACGGTGCTGGCCGACGTGAAGCCGGGGATGGCTGCGTTCGATGAAGAAATCTTCGGCCCGGCGGCGGCCATCATCGAAGCGGCCGACGAAGACCAGGCGATCGCGCTGGCCAACCGCTCGGAATACGGCCTCGGCGCGGCGCTCTTCACCCGCGACCGCGCACGGGCCGACCGCATCGCCCGCGAAATCGAGGCGGGCAGCGTGTTCGTGAATGCGTTCGTGAAATCGGACGCGCGCCTGCCGTTCGGCGGCGTCAAGCATTCGGGCTACGGGCGCGAACTGTCTTCATTCGGAATCCGCGAGTTCGTGAACATCAAGACGGTATGGCACGGCGCCGACCAGCCATAA